A single Dermacentor variabilis isolate Ectoservices chromosome 9, ASM5094787v1, whole genome shotgun sequence DNA region contains:
- the LOC142557922 gene encoding uncharacterized protein LOC142557922, whose protein sequence is MQPLQNLFLFVVQVGKHPSLHAKRSSNICLLLFPGPLVILCDFFECIYVVKLLMLAGDVEQNPGPQEEILDAIAALSARSDARHTEVIGMLSEVRANQQKLEEKVFSLASRLATVESVVESYEANQNGVDLPRVVDEAVRDQTAAMTSRLDELEDRSRRDNLIFYGIPDVPAENWSESEAKIRNCLTSLLQITLIDEAISRAHRLGTYAVNKHRPIIVKFSSSKLKQKVFTERKKFKGSGISVSEDFCRATRLSQKKLIEFGKTSGQKYMLRLNRLQIDKKTYVYCPVTDRVCEIHTNEIRSTNSAPNAPSDGPSNSQT, encoded by the coding sequence atgcaaccgcttcaaaacctgttcttgtttgttgtacagGTTGGTAAACACCCGTCGTTGCACGCTAAGCGATCCAGTAATATCTGTCTGCTGCTCTTCCCAGGCCCACTGGTGATTCTTTGTGATTTTTTTGAGTGTATATATGTTGTTAAATTGCTTATGTTAGCTGGGGATGTGGAACAGAACCCTGGTCCTCAAGAGGAGATTCTAGACGCCATTGCGGCCTTGTCGGCTAGAAGTGACGCACGCCATACCGAGGTAATAGGGATGCTATCAGAGGTCCGAGCTAATCAGCAAAAACTTGAGGAAAAAGTTTTCAGCTTAGCCAGTAGGCTCGCAACAGTTGAATCCGTGGTGGAATCATACGAAGCAAATCAGAATGGTGTTGATCTACCGAGAGTAGTCGATGAAGCTGTGCGAGACCAAACTGCAGCAATGACTTCTCGGTTGGACGAGCTGGAAGACCGCTCTCGCCGCGACAACCTTATATTCTACGGGATTCCTGACGTCCCAGCTGAGAACTGGTCCGAATCTGAAGCTAAAATTCGAAACTGCCTTACCAGTTTACTACAGATAACTTTAATAGACGAAGCCATTTCCCGCGCCCACAGGCTGGGTACCTATGCAGTAAATAAACACCGGCCCATAATCGTAAAATTCTCGTCCTCAAAACTTAAGCAAAAGGTTTTCACTGagcgaaaaaaattcaaaggttctgGCATTTCTGTTAGCGAAGACTTCTGCCGCGCCACACGCTTGTCACAGAAAAAATTGATTGAATTCGGAAAGACTAGCGGACAGAAATATATGCTACGGCTTAACCGTCTACAAATCGACAAAAAAACTTACGTTTACTGTCCGGTAACTGATCGAGTCTGCGAAATCCACACAAACGAGATTCGTTCAACAAATTCTGCCCCAAATGCACCTTCTGATGGCCCTAGCAATTCACAAACATAG